One genomic window of Henckelia pumila isolate YLH828 unplaced genomic scaffold, ASM3356847v2 CTG_38, whole genome shotgun sequence includes the following:
- the LOC140871081 gene encoding transcription factor MYB108-like, producing MEQMQSKAYNQSSDQEEMADLIRRGPWTVEEDFTLMNYIARHGEGRWNSLSRCAGLNRTGKSCRLRWLNYLRPDVRRGNITLEEQLLILELHSRWGNRWSKIAQHLPGRTDNEIKNYWRTRVQKHAKQLKCDVNSKQFKDTMRYLWMPRLVERIQAQAATSGAGAAASVPPQAPVFGAHTYSPENSSVVASSDSFGTDLTDYCYNNYPVNQDYYHLSNYADQSLISPTAAYFPQGMDLTAEESCQWMNAGGDISDTLWNDIDDVC from the exons ATGGAACAAATGCAGTCCAAAGCTTACAACCAGAGTTCTGATCAAGAAGAAATGGCGGACCTCATCAGAAGAGGGCCGTGGACTGTTGAAGAAGACTTCACTCTCATGAACTACATAGCACGCCATGGCGAAGGCCGATGGAATTCGCTCTCCCGATGTGCcg GCCTGAATAGAACTGGGAAGAGCTGCAGATTGAGGTGGCTGAACTATTTGCGGCCCGATGTCCGCCGTGGGAATATTACTCTGGAAGAACAGCTTCTAATTCTTGAACTCCATTCTCGTTGGGGAAACAG GTGGTCCAAAATCGCGCAACATTTGCCGGGAAGGACGGATAATGAGATCAAGAATTACTGGAGAACGAGGGTCCAGAAGCATGCGAAGCAGCTCAAGTGTGACGTTAACAGCAAGCAATTCAAAGACACCATGCGCTACCTCTGGATGCCCAGATTAGTCGAGAGAATCCAAGCTCAGGCCGCCACGAGCGGTGCCGGAGCAGCGGCGTCTGTGCCTCCACAGGCTCCTGTTTTCGGGGCTCACACGTATTCCCCAGAAAATTCAAGCGTGGTAGCATCATCGGACTCGTTCGGAACCGACCTAACGGATTATTGTTACAATAATTATCCAGTGAATCAAGATTATTACCATCTTTCGAATTATGCCGATCAATCTCTCATCAGCCCCACAGCTGCTTATTTCCCCCAGGGGATGGATTTGACGGCGGAGGAAAGCTGCCAGTGGATGAACGCCGGCGGAGACATATCGGACACCCTGTGGAATGATATCGATGACGTATGCTAG